The following are from one region of the Etheostoma spectabile isolate EspeVRDwgs_2016 chromosome 15, UIUC_Espe_1.0, whole genome shotgun sequence genome:
- the nptx1l gene encoding neuronal pentraxin 1 like, whose amino-acid sequence MQATKNGICWRLFLFSCLFLESSSQDFGGQTQFICTSVPKDMDICAATLQNSVPGEDLKTTVMQLRETVLQQKETIMNQKETIRELTSKLARCESQSGAEPGGRRKEAGTKNTMGDVSRGPADTLAQLSQTLQSLKQRLENLEQFSRSNNSVQANSLKDLLQSKIDDLEKQVLSRVNSIEEGKPGLRNETEQRGKVESTLTSLHQRITDLEKGQRENRPLDKFQLTFPLRTNYMYAKVKKSLPEMYALTVCMWLKSNASPGVGTPFSYAVPGQANELVLIEWGNNPMEILINDKVAKLPFLINDGKWHHICITWTTRDGVWEAFQDGVKRGSGENLAPYHPIKPQGLLILGQEQDMLGGGFDATQAFVGDLANFHIWDRKLSVGEIYNLATCSSKAQVGNVFAWMETNLDIYGGASKWTFEACRQLN is encoded by the exons ATGCAGGCCACAAAGAACGGAATCTGTTGGAGACTTTTTCTATTTTCGTGCCTGTTTTTGGAGAGTTCATCTCAAGACTTTGGCGGACAGACGCAGTTCATTTGCACGTCCGTACCCAAGGATATGGACATTTGCGCAGCCACTTTGCAGAACAGTGTGCCAGGAGAGGACTTGAAGACCACTGTTATGCAGCTGCGGGAGACGGTTTTGCAGCAGAAAGAGACGATCATGAACCAGAAAGAGACTATCAGAGAACTGACCTCAAAGTTGGCTCGGTGTGAGAGCCAGAGCGGCGCCGAGCCCGGGGGCAGGAGGAAAGAAGCTGGGACCAAAAACACAATGGGGGATGTATCGAGGGGCCCCGCTGACACTTTGGCGCAACTATCACAGACTTTACAGTCGCTGAAGCAGAGGCTAGAAAACCTGGAG CAATTCAGCAGAAGTAACAACTCGGTGCAGGCGAACAGCCTCAAAGACCTGCTCCAAAGTAAAATCGACGACCTGGAGAAGCAGGTGTTGTCCCGAGTGAACAGCATCGAGGAGGGGAAGCCCGGACTTCGCAATGAGACGGAGCAGCGTGGGAAAGTGGAGTCCACCCTCACATCTCTACACCAGAGGATCACCGACCTGGAGAAAG GTCAAAGAGAAAACAGGCCTCTGGATAAATTCCAGCTCACGTTCCCACTGAGAACCAACTACATGTACGCAAAAGTGAAGAAGAGTTTGCCAGAGATGTACGCCCTCACTGTGTGCATGTGGCTGAAGTCCAACGCGTCTCCGGGAGTTGGCACGCCTTTCTCCTACGCAGTTCCAGGTCAAGCCAACGAGCTGGTCCTCATAGAGTGGGGAAACAACCCAATGGAGATACTAATAAATGACAAG GTTGCTAAGCTGCCTTTCCTTATCAATGATGGAAAGTGGCACCACATCTGCATAACCTGGACCACTCGTGATGGTGTTTGGGAAGCTTTCCAAGATGGCGTCAAGAGAGGGAGTGGAGAGAATCTGGCTCCATATCATCCTATCAAACCACAGGGCCTGCTGATCCTCGGTCAAGAGCag GACATGCTGGGAGGAGGATTTGATGCCACACAAGCGTTTGTGGGAGACCTGGCAAATTTTCACATCTGGGATCGTAAACTATCTGTCGGAGAGATATACAATCTGGCGACGTGCAGCAGCAAGGCACAAGTGGGCAACGTTTTTGCATGGATGGAGACAAACCTTGATATTTACGGCGGTGCCTCAAAGTGGACATTTGAAGCTTGTCGCCAGCTCAACTGA